The genomic DNA GGAGCCGGCCCCGGTCGCCGCCTGAGCGCCGGCCGAATTGCCGGATCCCGTCACGGGCCCTAGCTTCCCTCGGCACAGCGGAGGCGCCCGCGATGATCGATCTCTACGCCTGGAACACCCCCAACGGCCGGAAGATCAGCGTGGCGCTGGAGGAGATGGCGCTGCCCTACCGGGTCATCCCGGTCGACATCACGCAAGGGGCGCAGTACGCGCCGGACTTCCTGGCGATCAGCCCGAACAACCGCATCCCCGCCATCGTCGATCCGGACGGGCCGGACGGGTCCCCGATCCCGGTGTTCGAGTCCGGCGCGATCCTGCTCTACCTCGCCGAGAAGACCGGCCGCTTCCTGCCCGAGGACCGGCGGCAGCGCGTCGCCGCCCTGGAATGGCTGATGTGGCAGATGGGCGGCTTCGGGCCGATGCCCGGCCAGGTCCACCACTTCCTGTCCGTCGCGGAGGCCGACCGCGCCTACGGGCTCGCCCGCTACAGCAAGGAGACGCACCGGCTCTACGGCGTGCTGGACCGGCGCCTCGCGCAGGTCGCGTACGTCGCGGGGCCGCTCTCGGTGGCGGATTTCGCGATCCTCGGCTGGGCGTGGCGCCACGAGCGCCACCAGGTCGACCTCGCCGACTACCCGCAGGTCCGGCGCTGGTACGACCGGATGATGGAGCGCCCCGCCGTGCAGCGGGGCTTCACCGTCCCGCTGAGCTGAGGCGGGGCGCCCCCTGGTCCGGCGCTTGCGACGCCGGGATCCACCGTTCGGGGAGTGACGATGAGGCGACGCACCTTCCTGGCCGCTGGGGCCGCGGCCCTGGCGGCCCCCTCCGTCGGGCGGGCGCAGGGCGCCCGGGTCCTGCGCATGGTCCCCCAGGCGAACGTCACCTCCATCGATCCGATCTGGACGACGGCGATCGTGACCCGCAACCACGCCTACGTGGTCTACGACACGCTGTTCGGCCTCGACGCCGACCTGCGGCCGCAGCCGCAGATGGCGGCCGGCCTCAAGGTCGAGCAGGACGGGCGCCGGGTGACGATCCCCCTGCGCGCGGGCCTGCGCTTCCACGACGGCACGCCGGTCCTGGCGCGGGACTGCGTCGCCAGCATCCGGCGCTGGGCGGCCCGCAACGGCTTCGGCCAGACCCTGATGGCCGCCACCGACGAGCTCGCCCACGACGGCGACACCGACATCGTGTTCCGGCTGAAGGCACCGTTCCCGCTCCTGCCGCAGGCGCTGGCGAGCGTCAGCCAGCCGGCCTTCGTCATGCCCGAGCGGGTCGCCCAGACCGACCCGTACAAGCAGATCACCGACGCCACCGGCTCCGGGCCGTTCCGCTGGAAGGCCGACGAGTTCAACTCGGGCAGCCTGATGGTCTACGAGCGCCACCCCGGCTACGTGCCGGCGCCCGGCACACCGAGCCTGACGGCCGGCGGCAAGGTCGCCCATTTCGACCGGATCGAGTGGCGGATCATCGCCGACGGCGCCACCGCGGCGGCGGCCCTGCAGAACGGCGAGATCGACTGGTACGAGCAGCCGCCGCCCGAGCTCCAGCAGCTGCTCGCCCGCAACCGCGACATCGTGGTGGAGGGCCTCGACCGGCTCACCAACCCGGCGATCCTGCGGATGAACCACCTGCAGCCGCCCTTCGACGACGTCGCGGTGCGCCGGGCGGTGCTGCCGGCGATCGTCCAGAGCGACTTCATGGCGGCGATCGTCGGCGACGATCCCGGGGCCTACGACGACCGCTGCGGGATCTTCACGCCCGGCACACCGATGGCGAGCCAGGTCGGCCTGGAGGCGCTCACCGGGCCGCGCAGCCTGGAGGCGGCCCGCGCGGCGCTCAGGGACTCGGGCTACGACGGCGCGAAGATCCGGCTCATCGGCCCCACGGACCTGCTGGCGCCCGCGGCGCTGACCCAGGTCGCGGCCGACCTGCTCCCCCGGATCGGCTTCAACGTCGACCTGGCCCTGAGCGACTGGGGCACGGTGATCCAGCGGCGCGTCTCCCGCGAGCCCGTCGAGAAGGGCGGCTGGTCGGTGCTGCTCACCACCTTCTCGTCCTTCGACAACGCCGACCCCGCCGCCCTGCAGCCGCTCCGGGCCAGCGGGCCGAACGCGTGGTTCGGCTGGCCGTCGGTGCCGCGGCTGGAGGCGCTCCGGACCGCGTGGTTCGCGGCCCCCGACGCGGAGGCGCGCCGGGCGATCTGCGCCGACATGCAGCGGATCGCCCTCGAGGAGGTCGTGTTCGTGCCGGTCGGCTCCTACCGTTCGATGACGTCCTACCGGCGCGACCTCACGGGCCGCCTCCCGGGCTTCCCGATCCTCTGGAACCTCCGGCGCGCCTGAGGCGGCTCCGCCTCGCGCCGGTGCCGCCTCAGGCCCTCCGGCGCACCGTGCCGGCCTCTGCCTCTGCCTCTGCCGCTACCTTCGCTTCCGCCGCGCCCTCGCGCTCCAGCCGCTCCAGCAGGTCGCCGAGGGGCATCGGGCGGCCGATGTGGTAGCCCTGGGCGTAGCGGCTGCCGTGCCGCCGCGCCACGTCGAGCTGCGCCTCCGTCTCGATCCCCTCGACGATCCCGTCGAGGCCGAGGTTGCGGCACAGGTCCAGGATCGTGGAGACGAGGCTGCAGCCCCGGTCGGTGTCGATGTCGGCCATGAAGCCGCGGTCGATCTTGATCTTGTCCAGCGGCAGGCGGTGGACGTAGCCCAGGCTGGAATAGCCGGTCCCGAAATCGTCGAGCGCGATCTTGATGCCCAGGCTGCGCAGGGTGGTGATGGCCGCCTTGGCGTGGTCGAAGTCGCGCATCAGGGCGGTCTCGGTCAGCTCGAGCGTCAGGCGGCGCGGGTCGATGCCGCTGCCCCGCACCGCCGCCAGGATCGACAGGACGGTCTCGGGCGAGGCGAGGTCGTGGGCGGACAGGTTGAAGGACAGGCCGGTCCCGGGCGGGAGCTGCGCGCAGTCGGCGAGCGCCTTGCGCAGGAGCAGCAGCGTCACCGTGTGGATCATGCCGCCGCGCTCGGCGGCCGCGATGAACCGGTCCGGCGCGACGCGGCCCAGCGTCGGGCTCGTCCAGCGCGCCAGACCCTCCACGAAGGCGGTCCGCCCCGTGGCGAGGTCGAGGACCGGCTGGTAGTGCAGCACCATCTCGGCGGCGAGGTCCGCCGTCCGCAAGGCCGTCTCCACCGCCTGCTCGGCGCGGATCGCGTCCTTGTGCTCCTGCGAGAACAGGGTCGTCGCGCCGCGCCGCTGCTCCTTGGAGTGGTAGAGCGCGTAATCGGCGCGGTCGAACAGGGCGTCGGCGTCGTGCGAGACCCGGCAGGGCAGGGCGAGCCCGCCCGAGCAGCCGGTGACGACCTGGATGTCGCCGATCCGGATCGGCCGCTGCAGCGCCGTGCAGACGCCGTCGCAGAAGGCGAGCGCCGCTGCGGCCGAAGCCGGCGCGCGCAGGATCACGCCGAACTCGTCGCCCCCCAGCCGCGTCACCACCACGTCCGCCCCCGCGAAGGCCGCGAGGCGCCGGCCGGCCTCCGCCAGGACGCGGTCGCCGACATTGTGCCCGTAGGTGTCGTTGATCGGCTTGAACCGGTCGAGGTCGAAGATCGCCAGGGCGAAGGCCATGTCCGCCCCGGAGGACGACCGGAGCGCCTCGTCGAGCTTCTGGAAGAAGTAGCGCCGGTTGGGGAGGCCGGTCAGGCTGTCGGTCTGGGCGAGGCGCGCGTTCTCCTCCGAGAGCCGGCTCGCCACGGCCTGGGACGCGACGAGGGCGACGAAGGCCCGGTAGTTGGTGTTGAGGATGCGGACCATCACGGCCGTGACGAAGGCCGTATTGGCCGCGATGGCGAGGAACACGTGGTTCCCGCTCGTCACGCAGCAGAACAGGAACACGCCCATGACGAT from Methylobacterium oryzae includes the following:
- a CDS encoding glutathione S-transferase N-terminal domain-containing protein, producing MIDLYAWNTPNGRKISVALEEMALPYRVIPVDITQGAQYAPDFLAISPNNRIPAIVDPDGPDGSPIPVFESGAILLYLAEKTGRFLPEDRRQRVAALEWLMWQMGGFGPMPGQVHHFLSVAEADRAYGLARYSKETHRLYGVLDRRLAQVAYVAGPLSVADFAILGWAWRHERHQVDLADYPQVRRWYDRMMERPAVQRGFTVPLS
- a CDS encoding ABC transporter substrate-binding protein, whose amino-acid sequence is MRRRTFLAAGAAALAAPSVGRAQGARVLRMVPQANVTSIDPIWTTAIVTRNHAYVVYDTLFGLDADLRPQPQMAAGLKVEQDGRRVTIPLRAGLRFHDGTPVLARDCVASIRRWAARNGFGQTLMAATDELAHDGDTDIVFRLKAPFPLLPQALASVSQPAFVMPERVAQTDPYKQITDATGSGPFRWKADEFNSGSLMVYERHPGYVPAPGTPSLTAGGKVAHFDRIEWRIIADGATAAAALQNGEIDWYEQPPPELQQLLARNRDIVVEGLDRLTNPAILRMNHLQPPFDDVAVRRAVLPAIVQSDFMAAIVGDDPGAYDDRCGIFTPGTPMASQVGLEALTGPRSLEAARAALRDSGYDGAKIRLIGPTDLLAPAALTQVAADLLPRIGFNVDLALSDWGTVIQRRVSREPVEKGGWSVLLTTFSSFDNADPAALQPLRASGPNAWFGWPSVPRLEALRTAWFAAPDAEARRAICADMQRIALEEVVFVPVGSYRSMTSYRRDLTGRLPGFPILWNLRRA
- a CDS encoding putative bifunctional diguanylate cyclase/phosphodiesterase, producing the protein MRQLAELQKHIPSLYGLLSVNAGALAVTHYGLAPAYLTLGIPGTVIALCLLRAIHWWRLRPEALDEAQAARHLRRTTVLTVFFSVAFVIWAMVLNTFGGPYEQGHVAIFVAVTVIACIFCLTYLPLAAFLVTGIVMGVFLFCCVTSGNHVFLAIAANTAFVTAVMVRILNTNYRAFVALVASQAVASRLSEENARLAQTDSLTGLPNRRYFFQKLDEALRSSSGADMAFALAIFDLDRFKPINDTYGHNVGDRVLAEAGRRLAAFAGADVVVTRLGGDEFGVILRAPASAAAALAFCDGVCTALQRPIRIGDIQVVTGCSGGLALPCRVSHDADALFDRADYALYHSKEQRRGATTLFSQEHKDAIRAEQAVETALRTADLAAEMVLHYQPVLDLATGRTAFVEGLARWTSPTLGRVAPDRFIAAAERGGMIHTVTLLLLRKALADCAQLPPGTGLSFNLSAHDLASPETVLSILAAVRGSGIDPRRLTLELTETALMRDFDHAKAAITTLRSLGIKIALDDFGTGYSSLGYVHRLPLDKIKIDRGFMADIDTDRGCSLVSTILDLCRNLGLDGIVEGIETEAQLDVARRHGSRYAQGYHIGRPMPLGDLLERLEREGAAEAKVAAEAEAEAGTVRRRA